A segment of the Desulfofundulus kuznetsovii DSM 6115 genome:
CTATCGGTCGCTTTGGGTATTTAGCCTTGGAAGGTGGTCCTCCCTGATTCCCGCAGGATTCCACGTGCCCCGCGGTACTTGGGATCCTCCCCGCACTGCTTCCCTTTTCGCCTACAGGGCTTTTACCTTCTGCGGCGGGGCTTTCCAGCCCGCTTCGGCTAAGTTCCGCAGTACGTCAACGGGAGTCCCGCAACCCCCAGCACTCAACTCGGTGTTTACGCTATGCTCTTACCCCAACTTTCACTTCCCGGATGCATTAGCTTGTTGTATGCATAACATAAACACTCAGTTGAGTGCTGGGTTTAGGCTGTCCCCTCTTCGCTCGCCGCTACTACGGGGATCGCTTTTGCTTTCTTTTCCTCCGGGTACTAAGATGTTTCAGTTCCCCGGGTGCCCCTCCCGTACCTATGTGTTCAGTACGGGATGACGGGGGTTCACCCCCGCCGGGTTGCCCCATTCGGAGATCCACGGATCTACGCCTGCTTGCGGCTCCCCGTGGCTTTTCGCAGCTTGCCACGTCCTTCATCGGCCCAAAGCGCCAAGGCATCCACCGTATGCCCTTACCAGCTTGACCTCGACGAACTATTCCCTCCACTGTGAAGTTTTCAAGGAACAGCTCGAGAGACGTGAGTCCCTCAAAACTAAACAGAGAGGCAAGAAGGCTCGCACGGACTCCTTTGCTCCTTAGAAAGGAGGTGATCCAGCCGCACCTTCCGATACGGCTACCTTGTTACGACTTCACCCCAATCACCAACCCCACCTTCGACGGCTGCCCCCCAGCACTCAACTCGGTGTTTACAGTTACTTATGGCAAACCCATCCTTCCCGGATGAACAAGGTTTACCTGACGCATACTGCAAACACTCAGTTGAGTGCTGGGTTAGCTCACCGGCTTCGGGTGTTGTCGGCTTTCGTGGTGTGACGGGCGGTGTGTACAAGGCCCGGGAACGTATTCACCGCAGTATGCTGACCTGCGATTACTAGCGATTCCGACTTCATGCAGGCGAGTTGCAGCCTGCAATCCGAACTGAGACCGGCTTTTTGGGATTCGCTCCCCCTCGCGGGTTCGCTGCCCTTTGTACCGGCCATTGTAGCACGTGTGTAGCCCAGGACATAAGGGGCATGATGATTTGACGTCATCCCCACCTTCCTCCGTTTTGTCAACGGCAGTCCGGCTAGAGTGCTCGGCTTTACCCGTTAGCAACTAACCGTAGGGGTTGCGCTCGTTGCGGGACTTAACCCAACATCTCACGACACGAGCTGACGACAACCATGCACCACCTGTCTCCCTGTCACGAGATTACTCCCGTGAAATCCGTGTTTCCACGGCCGTCAGGGGATGTCAAGCCCTGGTAAGGTTCTTCGCGTTGCGTCGAATTAAACCACATGCTCCACCGCTTGTGCGGGCCCCCGTCAATTCCTTTGAGTTTCAGCCTTGCGGCCGTACTCCCCAGGCGGGGTGCTTATTGCGTTTGCTACGGCACTGAAGGGTCCTATCCCCCCAACACCTAGCACCCATCGTTTACAGCGTGGACTACCAGGGTATCTAATCCTGTTTGCTCCCCACGCTTTCGCGCCTCAGCGTCAGGGCCAGGCCAGAGAGCCGCCTTCGCCACTGGTGTTCCTCCCGATATCTACGCATTTCACCGCTACACCGGGAATTCCACTCCCCTCTCCTGCCCTCAAGCCCAATGGTTTCAGAGGCACCCCCGCAGTTGAGCTGCGGTATTTCACCCCTGACTTCTTGAGCCGCCTACGCGCCCTTTACGCCCAGTAATTCCGGACAACGCTCGCCCCCTACGTCTTACCGCGGCTGCTGGCACGTAGTTAGCCGGGGCTTCCTCCTGGGGTACCGTCACCCTCTTCTTCCCCCAGAACAGAGCTTTACGACCCGAAGGCCTTCCTCGCTCACGCGGCGTCGCTCCGTCAGGCTTTCGCCCATTGCGGAAGATTCCCCACTGCTGCCTCCCGTAGGAGTCTGGGCCGTATCTCAGTCCCAGTGTGGCCGGTCACCCTCTCAGGCCGGCTACCCATCGTCGCCATGGTAGGCCGTTACCCCACCATCTAGCTAATGGGACGCGGACCCATCCATTAGCGGGTTACCCCTTTCCTCCTCGTGCCATGCGGCTCAAGGAGCGTATCCGGTATTAGCGCCAGTTTCCCGGCGTTATCCCGGTCTAATGGGCAGGTTATCCACGCGTTACTCACCCGTCCGCCGCTCCCTTGGAGGTTGGAAGTTGGAAATTAGATGTTGGACCTTGTTGGAATTCGCCTCCGCCGAATTCCTTCTTAATCCAACTTCTAACCTCTAACCTCCAACCTCCAAGAGCGCTCGACTTGCATGTGTTAGGCACGCCGCCAGCGTTCGTCCTGAGCCAGGATCAAACTCTCCATTAATTCCTCAAGTCCGTCCATGCTCTTTCGGAATTACTGCTCGCCTTCCGACGAGGTTCAGGCCGCTTCCGCACCTCATAAAGGCGCTTCCGCTAAACCTTCCCCCCTGCCTTCTTCCTCCCTGTTTAGTTTTCAAGGACCATTTCCCGCGCTAAACGCGCACTTTTAATTGTATCACATTACTGCTGGTTGAGTCAAACGCCATTTTTTGCTCGCTAATTACCGTCGGCAAGTATATATGGTAATGCACTTGCACCGGAAGATCAACGGGTAATTTATGGGGATATATCCTCTAATCTGCCTTGTTCGTGCCAGTTCTAATAATTATATTTCTCGAGCGCCAGTTTTCGGGCCGTAAGACGCTCACCCGCGGCCTGTCTGCAAGATGCGGCGCGGCGGCTTTTTCAAAAAGCATTTTTTATATGCTCCAGGAATTCCACCCGGCCGTTAAGCCCGTATTTAATGGCCAGGACATCGAAACGCACCGGCCCATGGTGTCCCCCGCTCGCCGCCAGGTAGTAGCGGGCCACCCGGCGCAACCTGGCCTGTTTTTGCCGGCCCACACTTTCCTGGGGCAGGCCGAAATTATCCGTTGCCCTGCTGCGCACCTCCACAAAGACCAGTGTACGGCCGTCCAGGGCAATGATGTCCATTTCCCCATGGGGGCAGCGAAAATTACGCTCCAGCAGGCAGTAACCCTGCCCGGCCAGGTAACGGGCCGCCTCCTCTTCTCCCTTACGCCCCTGGGCTTTTCTCCGCAGGGTCACCGGACTTCCCCCTTTGAGCCGGCACTAAATTAAATTTTTCTCCTGCAGGTACTCCATGAGCAGCCTGGCTGTATTTCCGGTAATCTTCAGGCAGTAGCGCAGGTGTTCCGGTGTATCAAAGGGATGGGGGTTTAAGGCCCGGCAACAGGTAGCCCCAAACTTTTCTTCAAAGCGGTCGTGGAAATCTTTGGCCAGCCCGTAGGCCCGGTAGCGGTCCTGCCGGTGATCGGTACGCCCGCAAAGCAGGCCGAGAACCATGGTGGAAGCGGTCAGCGCCCCGCAGAGGCACCCCGCGTGTCCCAACCCGCCTCCAAAACCGGTGGCCAGACGGACGAGATCCCGCTCCACCTCCGGGACCACCAGTTCCCGGAAAGTCAAAAAAATGGACTCGGCACAGTTATAGCCCTCACGGAAGTAGTTCCCCGCCCTGTTCCTTGCTTCAAGGGCCAGATCCTCAGCCATTTTCCACCACTCCGTTCTGATTAATTACATTGTTGGTTTATTTCTCTAAACATTCTCTTATTCCTTTCTAAGCTGATTAAGAAGTTATTAACAATACTAGCAAGGAAACATCTGGAAAGGGAAACTCATATAATAACAAGAAATTTACGGGAGGGGATTTCCACATGGATGGCCAGATTACCGGGCGCTACGCCAGTGGAGCGTTCACCCCGGTTAGAGCCAAGCCGCTGCCTCCGGAGTTACTGCGCTTAAGGGGCATTTCCGCCCGGACCATTCAGGAGCACTACAAACTTTATGAGGGTTATGTTAACAAAACCAACGAAATTCGTAACCGCCTGCGTACAGTAGACCGTGCGTCGGCCAACTCCACCTACAGCCCCCTGCGGGAACTGAAGGTGGAAGAGAGCTACGCCACAAACGGTGTAAAGCTGCACGAGCTATATTTCGGCAACCTGGGAGGACCGGGAGGCCGGCCCACAGGCGCCCTTTATGAGGCTATTGTTTTCAGTTACGGCTCTTATGAGTTTTGGGAAAACGATTTTAAAGCTTCGGGGCTGGCCTCACGGGGATGGGTGATCCTGTCCTACGACCAGGACGACGGCTTTTTACACAGCTACTCGGCCGACGCCCATAATGTGGGGATTTTTGTCCGCATGCAGCCCATCCTCGTCCTGGATGTATATGAACATGCGTACTACATTGATTACGGCACCGACCGCCGGAGCTATATTGAAGCCTTCTTCCAGAACATAAACTGGGCCGTGGCCAGCGCCCGCTTTCATGCCCTGATCCGTTAAAGCGCTCAGGCACGGCTTGTCTACGCTTGCTCCTGTACTCCACGCCGGCACAAGGTACTGTCGCAAAACCAGAAACGAAACGGGCGGCGGTCGTCCCTTAAGGAGCGACATTGCGGAGGGCCGGATACGAAACACGGCGCTGCCGAGGTTAGCGAACCGGCAGCGCGAATCGCGCTGGTAACAGTATCGATAGAACGATTGAGCTACTTATGCTGTAACTATCCATAAGGAGAAGAGACTTCCGGCGCATATGCAGCGCTGCCAGGTTCGCTCCGAGGCAAGCCGATGTTTCGTCCGGCCCGTAGCACGGAGCGACGGGGGACGACCGCCGTCCCGGGTAGTTATGCGACAGTATCTATATTAAAAACAGTTAAAAAGCGGGGCGTTGAAACCCCGCTTCCGGTTTGTTGTGTACCTGCGGTCTATTCCTAAGGGAGGAAGAAGGAATGAGCCGCCGTGTTGACCACTTCTGACAGCGGTCCGGGATAAATGCCCAGCACCAGGGTGGCCACCATGGCGATGATCAGGGTCAGGGCCACCGGGCCGCTCAAAGAAATGGGCGTATGATCAACCGGTTCGTCCCGGTACATGACCAGGGCCACCCGCAGGTAGTAGTAGACCGACACCATGCTCATGATCAGGCCGATGAAGGCCAGCCACAGGTAATTGTCCACAATGGTC
Coding sequences within it:
- a CDS encoding YraN family protein, with amino-acid sequence MTLRRKAQGRKGEEEAARYLAGQGYCLLERNFRCPHGEMDIIALDGRTLVFVEVRSRATDNFGLPQESVGRQKQARLRRVARYYLAASGGHHGPVRFDVLAIKYGLNGRVEFLEHIKNAF
- a CDS encoding C-GCAxxG-C-C family protein, translated to MAEDLALEARNRAGNYFREGYNCAESIFLTFRELVVPEVERDLVRLATGFGGGLGHAGCLCGALTASTMVLGLLCGRTDHRQDRYRAYGLAKDFHDRFEEKFGATCCRALNPHPFDTPEHLRYCLKITGNTARLLMEYLQEKNLI
- a CDS encoding superoxide dismutase encodes the protein MDGQITGRYASGAFTPVRAKPLPPELLRLRGISARTIQEHYKLYEGYVNKTNEIRNRLRTVDRASANSTYSPLRELKVEESYATNGVKLHELYFGNLGGPGGRPTGALYEAIVFSYGSYEFWENDFKASGLASRGWVILSYDQDDGFLHSYSADAHNVGIFVRMQPILVLDVYEHAYYIDYGTDRRSYIEAFFQNINWAVASARFHALIR